The region CCTGCTTTACTCGTTCTTTTCGACGACAATTTAGCTTTAGTTCCTTCAAGTGTATAGCCTTCTTCTTTTATAAGGTGAAATATCTTATGAAAATTATCTATATCGTTTTGAGTAAACAATCTATTGCCTTTTTTGTTACGTCGGGGCTTTATTATATCAAATTCTTTTTCGTAGTATCTTATCAATGAAGTAGTTACTCCAAAAATTTCGGCTACTTCGCCAATTTTATAGTATAGTTTTTTTGTATTATCAGAATTTGACATAAGCAATAAAAATATTAATCCATTGTTTGTGATGGAACTTTAGACAATTCTATCATTTGTTGATATTGTTCAGGTGTAATATCGTTGAAAAAGAAATATATTGGATTAACCGCAACGCCGCCTTTTCTAACTTCGTAATGCAAGTGTGGTCCTGTCGATTTTCCGGTATTACCCATAGTGCCGATAATCTCGCCACGCTTAACTTGCTGACCTACCCTAACATTAATTTTATGCAAGTGAGCATACACCGTTGTATAACCAAAGCCGTGGTCAATTTGCACCGTATTTCCGTAGCCACCGCTGTTGTACTTTGAGTAAACAACTTTTCCGTTGCCCGTTGCATAAATAAGAGTACCGACAGCTCCAGTAAAATCAATACCTTCGTGAAATTTGGTTATCTTATAAAACGGATCGGTACGGTAACCAAAATATGATGCTATACGACGTAAATCGGTATTTGAAACAGGCTGTATGGCAGGGATACTCGCAACCATTGCTTCCTTATTTTTTGCCAATTTGTAGACTTCGTCAAATGAAATGCTCTGAACTACCATTTTCAAGGCAACAGCATCTAGTTTTTTATAAGTATTTTTAATAATGCTTGTATTGTC is a window of Lentimicrobiaceae bacterium DNA encoding:
- a CDS encoding MerR family transcriptional regulator — its product is MSNSDNTKKLYYKIGEVAEIFGVTTSLIRYYEKEFDIIKPRRNKKGNRLFTQNDIDNFHKIFHLIKEEGYTLEGTKAKLSSKRTSKAG
- a CDS encoding peptidoglycan DD-metalloendopeptidase family protein yields the protein MSRRELRFDSESLKIFNQEKSLWRKLKPWVFSFFLGLFLAIIFVIFFNDFIGTPKEKVLEEQLDAYKFRYRILNDKIDLMQEVLSELQDRDDNIYRMIFESEPVPSSVRDGGVGGIDRYGHLDDIDNTSIIKNTYKKLDAVALKMVVQSISFDEVYKLAKNKEAMVASIPAIQPVSNTDLRRIASYFGYRTDPFYKITKFHEGIDFTGAVGTLIYATGNGKVVYSKYNSGGYGNTVQIDHGFGYTTVYAHLHKINVRVGQQVKRGEIIGTMGNTGKSTGPHLHYEVRKGGVAVNPIYFFFNDITPEQYQQMIELSKVPSQTMD